A genomic stretch from Nitrososphaera sp. includes:
- a CDS encoding signal peptidase I, giving the protein MLDKKEQKLPVAVKDLIIVAIGVLVVIGAMRVAFDTFNPFYVVSSGSMVPTLLVNDVLVVRDGGSFGSLKVGDIIVFNRPDGGDRVIVHRIAEIYPDPNTGERTLRTKGDANPASIPGTDYPIHKSDYIGKVIFVLPGVGNVTKVLSPPTNYIIIAVILGLLFLTRRSKSKESQAGASTPDGRGGSGPASGGEPGTGTDASPTDSSGPGT; this is encoded by the coding sequence TTGCTTGACAAGAAGGAGCAGAAACTTCCCGTTGCGGTTAAAGATCTGATAATTGTCGCAATCGGAGTTCTTGTTGTTATTGGAGCAATGAGGGTCGCGTTTGACACCTTCAACCCCTTCTACGTTGTTTCAAGCGGAAGTATGGTCCCGACACTCTTGGTAAACGATGTCCTGGTGGTCCGCGACGGCGGTTCATTCGGCTCTTTGAAGGTCGGCGACATTATTGTTTTTAACCGACCCGACGGCGGGGATAGAGTTATCGTCCATAGAATCGCAGAGATTTACCCCGATCCCAATACGGGTGAGAGGACTCTGAGGACAAAGGGCGACGCCAATCCAGCATCTATTCCGGGGACCGATTACCCGATACACAAAAGCGACTATATCGGCAAGGTCATCTTTGTTCTTCCGGGGGTCGGCAACGTAACCAAGGTTCTCAGCCCACCCACTAATTACATAATTATTGCCGTCATACTCGGCTTGCTGTTCCTCACAAGGCGCAGCAAATCAAAGGAGAGTCAGGCGGGCGCAAGTACCCCGGACGGACGCGGCGGAAGTGGCCCTGCATCTGGCGGGGAGCCAGGGACTGGGACGGACGCATCACCAACAGATTCTTCGGGACCCGGCACGTAA
- the rimI gene encoding ribosomal protein S18-alanine N-acetyltransferase, giving the protein MQTAPLRRVGDYIIRRCEERDLRAVIEINMAALPEHYSDYFFESILKELPEAFVVAELGEKIVGYIMCKIEFGFSNFRKLGFVKKGHVVSVAVLEEHRGKGIGRALVLEGINGSSLRKSDEIYLEVRVSNKGAIKLYNDLGFETKSRLRSYYRDGEDAFLMALEIG; this is encoded by the coding sequence TTGCAGACTGCTCCGCTTAGAAGGGTCGGCGATTACATCATCCGCCGCTGTGAAGAGCGCGACCTCCGGGCAGTCATTGAAATAAACATGGCAGCGTTGCCTGAGCATTATTCTGATTATTTCTTCGAGTCCATCCTGAAGGAACTGCCCGAGGCTTTTGTCGTGGCGGAGCTCGGCGAAAAGATTGTGGGATATATAATGTGCAAAATTGAGTTTGGATTTTCCAACTTTAGGAAGCTTGGGTTCGTGAAAAAAGGTCATGTCGTCTCGGTTGCCGTGCTTGAGGAGCATCGAGGGAAGGGTATTGGCCGCGCCCTCGTCCTTGAGGGGATCAACGGTTCGTCGCTTAGAAAAAGCGACGAAATCTACCTGGAGGTGCGCGTGAGCAACAAGGGAGCCATCAAGCTGTACAATGATCTGGGGTTTGAGACAAAATCCCGGCTACGGTCGTATTACCGAGACGGCGAGGACGCTTTTTTGATGGCACTGGAAATTGGCTAG
- a CDS encoding class I SAM-dependent methyltransferase family protein, with protein MPHMLKEALSTVLPPEEVSQLYSAFDMIGDIVIIKIPDTLIEKKTLIGGAILQNVKTAKSVFMQSSAVRGDYRIRDLEFVSGVNKTLTEYREHGCRFRVDVAKTYFSPRLSTERERIASLVADGEVIVNMFGGVGTYSIVIARKHKKCLVYNIDSNEAAAELCRINSVLNKVNERVVSIHDDADAAIRRTLTGIADRVLMPLPERASSYMESAIAALKAEGGMIHYFCHLKADNKAAAGDAAISEVDRAFAGHDVVIKGIKIVREVGPRIYQVVADTWVGGKSERI; from the coding sequence ATGCCTCACATGCTCAAGGAAGCGCTCTCAACTGTCCTGCCGCCCGAAGAGGTTTCACAGCTCTACTCGGCGTTTGATATGATAGGCGACATTGTAATAATCAAAATCCCTGACACTCTGATCGAAAAAAAAACTTTGATAGGGGGCGCAATTCTTCAGAACGTCAAGACTGCCAAATCGGTCTTTATGCAGTCATCTGCGGTTAGAGGAGACTACAGGATCAGGGATCTGGAATTCGTGTCTGGAGTAAACAAAACCCTGACAGAATACCGGGAGCACGGCTGCCGCTTCCGGGTCGATGTGGCCAAAACGTACTTTTCTCCACGACTATCCACAGAACGAGAACGGATTGCAAGCCTAGTCGCAGACGGGGAGGTGATCGTCAATATGTTCGGGGGCGTCGGCACCTACTCGATCGTAATCGCAAGAAAGCACAAGAAATGCCTCGTGTACAACATTGATTCAAACGAAGCTGCGGCTGAACTGTGCAGAATCAACTCGGTGCTAAACAAGGTTAACGAGCGCGTAGTGTCAATCCACGATGATGCTGACGCTGCGATCCGCAGGACTCTTACTGGGATTGCTGACCGGGTGCTAATGCCACTGCCTGAACGAGCTTCCAGCTACATGGAGAGTGCAATTGCCGCACTCAAGGCCGAAGGAGGGATGATCCACTACTTTTGCCATCTCAAGGCCGATAACAAGGCAGCGGCGGGTGATGCGGCAATTTCCGAAGTGGACAGGGCCTTCGCAGGACATGACGTTGTGATAAAAGGGATCAAGATTGTCAGGGAAGTCGGTCCACGGATATACCAGGTCGTGGCGGATACCTGGGTTGGCGGAAAATCTGAACGAATCTGA
- a CDS encoding DUF424 family protein, whose product MFAARTSHYQGSVMIDVCDMDLVGSKLEQDGLVVNLSKEYFMQQTIDHQNAAQLLRKCDIANLVGNSIVGLAIEMKLAKEVSVKRISGVPFLMIFKFQHK is encoded by the coding sequence ATGTTTGCAGCCAGGACGTCTCACTACCAAGGTTCGGTAATGATAGATGTTTGCGATATGGATCTGGTGGGCTCCAAACTGGAGCAGGACGGCCTCGTGGTCAACCTTTCAAAAGAGTATTTCATGCAGCAAACAATTGATCACCAAAACGCTGCTCAGCTGCTTCGAAAATGTGATATTGCCAACCTTGTCGGCAATTCGATCGTTGGATTAGCAATCGAAATGAAACTGGCTAAAGAGGTGAGCGTTAAGAGGATCTCCGGCGTGCCGTTTCTCATGATATTCAAGTTCCAGCACAAATGA
- a CDS encoding transcriptional regulator: MELGKRQMRNRGAGLALIVVAVLVFIVYVYLLFFSSWSMVVVQATILGAIGILLLVLGWIGYTMLTAPKAPEATK; encoded by the coding sequence ATGGAACTTGGGAAGAGGCAGATGAGGAATCGGGGAGCAGGGCTTGCCCTCATCGTTGTTGCCGTCCTGGTTTTCATTGTCTATGTATACCTACTTTTCTTTAGCAGCTGGAGCATGGTGGTCGTACAGGCAACAATTCTAGGAGCGATCGGGATTCTCCTTCTGGTGCTTGGGTGGATTGGTTACACTATGCTAACGGCGCCAAAGGCCCCGGAAGCGACAAAATAG
- a CDS encoding fibrillarin-like rRNA/tRNA 2'-O-methyltransferase has protein sequence MENEGIRWLTVGGQKNVATLNLVKGDSVYGEKLVYQDGDEYRLWDPFRSKLAGSLKKGLKKMPIREGTKVLYLGASTGTTVSHVSDIVGNTGIVFAVEPSARVVRELIENVASKRRNVVPINEDARRPQTYFSVFGKVDVVYCDIAQPDQTEIAMLNCDKYLKEGGIMLLVVKTQSIDVTRDPSAVVSQEAKKLEKAGFRIEQILNLEPFDKDHAMIYCVK, from the coding sequence TTGGAAAACGAAGGCATTAGATGGCTTACTGTCGGAGGCCAGAAGAACGTTGCAACTCTGAACTTGGTAAAAGGGGACAGCGTCTATGGCGAAAAGCTAGTCTATCAGGACGGGGACGAGTACAGGCTGTGGGACCCTTTCAGAAGCAAGCTAGCCGGGTCCCTCAAGAAGGGCTTGAAGAAAATGCCGATAAGGGAAGGCACCAAAGTCCTCTACCTTGGAGCGTCCACAGGAACCACCGTAAGCCATGTATCTGACATAGTTGGAAATACAGGCATAGTTTTTGCAGTGGAGCCGTCTGCGCGGGTGGTCAGGGAACTCATAGAAAACGTCGCCTCAAAGCGGCGAAACGTGGTACCGATAAACGAAGACGCCCGCCGTCCGCAGACCTACTTCTCAGTTTTTGGCAAGGTTGACGTGGTCTACTGCGACATAGCGCAGCCAGACCAGACTGAAATTGCAATGCTTAATTGCGACAAGTACCTGAAGGAGGGCGGAATAATGCTGCTTGTGGTCAAGACCCAAAGTATCGACGTGACTCGGGACCCGAGCGCCGTAGTGAGCCAAGAAGCAAAAAAACTGGAAAAGGCCGGCTTTCGAATAGAACAGATTCTAAATCTCGAACCGTTTGATAAGGACCACGCAATGATCTATTGCGTAAAGTAG
- a CDS encoding tRNA (guanine(10)-N(2))-dimethyltransferase has translation MQSNSEMTEIVEGSTRLIVPARSLTEQVPPKVPVFFNPAARQSRNLSIVAYNAFSGDLQKLKVRNFADAFAGVGSRALRAAVEVKSLDQVYINDINPIAIDTAKQAAQLNSVSDKCVFSENEVCRFLLGGSRPKGSADDEWERFAIVDLDPFGTPARHIDCVLRSVIDGGMISITATDTAVLCGIYPEVCMRRYYGKPLNCEYGNEIALRLLISLIAMTASRLELSIEPLFSHSDMHYLRVYAKVSVSSSEANNVFQNIGYVKHCFGCGNRVQAGEPCTSSCELCGGRMAIGGQLWTGEISSKDFVSSMSDQATDRYCRRIITAAAQDLSEIPYYFTVDEVAKMLKRNPHSVLQTVEVLRAVGFQASVTPLNSAGFKTNAGLGEILRLLR, from the coding sequence TTGCAGTCAAATTCAGAAATGACGGAGATAGTCGAAGGATCGACCCGGCTAATAGTTCCTGCAAGGTCGCTGACGGAGCAGGTGCCTCCAAAAGTGCCAGTGTTCTTCAACCCTGCCGCGCGCCAGAGCAGAAACCTATCGATAGTCGCATACAACGCATTTTCAGGCGATTTGCAGAAGCTCAAGGTGAGGAACTTTGCAGACGCCTTTGCCGGCGTGGGTTCACGCGCGCTCAGAGCCGCCGTGGAAGTAAAGTCGCTAGATCAGGTGTACATAAACGATATCAATCCAATCGCAATCGATACAGCGAAGCAGGCGGCACAGCTTAACTCGGTGTCTGACAAATGCGTTTTCTCGGAAAACGAGGTATGCAGATTCCTTCTTGGAGGATCGCGGCCAAAGGGCTCTGCGGACGACGAGTGGGAACGCTTTGCAATAGTCGATCTGGATCCCTTCGGGACGCCTGCCAGGCACATCGACTGCGTGCTGCGCTCGGTTATTGACGGGGGAATGATTTCCATCACTGCCACGGATACGGCAGTTTTATGCGGAATCTATCCCGAAGTATGCATGCGCCGGTATTACGGCAAACCGCTCAACTGTGAATATGGAAACGAAATTGCGCTCCGACTATTGATTTCCCTGATTGCAATGACTGCGTCGCGTCTGGAGCTTTCCATAGAGCCCCTTTTTTCCCATTCAGACATGCATTATCTGCGTGTATATGCCAAGGTGTCAGTCAGCAGCAGCGAGGCTAACAACGTTTTTCAAAACATTGGGTATGTAAAGCACTGCTTCGGCTGCGGCAATCGAGTCCAGGCCGGGGAACCTTGCACATCGAGTTGCGAACTGTGCGGAGGTAGGATGGCAATCGGCGGCCAGCTTTGGACGGGCGAAATCAGCTCCAAGGACTTCGTATCTTCCATGTCCGATCAAGCGACTGACAGGTATTGCCGGCGAATTATCACCGCAGCCGCGCAAGACCTGTCAGAGATTCCTTACTACTTTACCGTTGACGAGGTAGCAAAAATGCTCAAGCGAAACCCGCACTCCGTCCTACAAACGGTTGAGGTGCTAAGAGCTGTCGGGTTTCAGGCAAGCGTAACCCCGCTAAACAGCGCTGGGTTCAAGACGAATGCTGGCCTCGGGGAGATTCTCAGATTGTTAAGGTGA
- a CDS encoding TATA-box-binding protein, translated as MPQTKPIVSIENVVASATVNQTVNLNLITQIFPDVEYHPDQFPGLVFRLRSPKTATLIFSSGKMVCTGAKSEKMAIQAVKNVVLKLKKGGIPLEHEPQIEIQNIVASASLGGKIHLELAARVLPRSMYEPEQFPGLIHRMLDPKTVILLFASGKLVCTGAKKESEVYRAVSNLHTLLEEKNLMIYEG; from the coding sequence ATGCCGCAGACCAAGCCAATTGTGAGCATTGAGAATGTGGTCGCGTCTGCTACGGTAAACCAGACGGTGAACCTGAATCTAATCACCCAGATATTTCCGGACGTAGAATATCACCCAGATCAGTTCCCGGGGTTGGTATTTAGGCTTCGGTCGCCCAAGACTGCAACTCTTATCTTCAGCTCGGGCAAGATGGTTTGTACCGGCGCAAAATCAGAAAAGATGGCCATCCAGGCCGTAAAGAACGTGGTTCTCAAGTTGAAGAAAGGCGGAATCCCGCTTGAGCATGAGCCCCAGATAGAGATTCAGAATATAGTGGCGTCGGCAAGCCTTGGCGGCAAGATTCACTTGGAACTTGCGGCGAGGGTGCTTCCGCGCAGCATGTACGAGCCTGAGCAGTTTCCGGGTTTGATCCACAGGATGCTGGATCCAAAGACCGTGATTCTGCTGTTTGCAAGTGGCAAGCTCGTCTGCACAGGAGCAAAGAAGGAGAGCGAGGTGTACCGGGCCGTTTCAAACCTCCACACTCTGCTTGAAGAAAAGAATCTCATGATCTACGAAGGTTAG
- the rnhB gene encoding ribonuclease HII has translation MSSLLDFVIDGLRVAGVDEAGRGSIIGPLVVAGLSIRESRMATLKEMGVRDSKTLTPKARARLFGKIVNVAETISILKIPPQSIDESVSVKGLNRLEAKTMAQVVNDLNADEVYVDCCDTNTDRYKQCISQYLTCEPVLHSMHHADSLNVVVSAASIIAKITRDQELREIRKKHRNIGSGYPADERTMSFIRRWVDRNGCAPEFARKSWKPLKALLAKEGQKTLRYSAQARVRPARTKVQHGSYFTQ, from the coding sequence GTGTCGTCACTTTTGGATTTTGTAATTGATGGATTGAGGGTTGCTGGAGTCGATGAGGCTGGAAGGGGTTCGATTATAGGCCCTCTTGTGGTAGCCGGCCTGAGCATCCGGGAATCTCGGATGGCGACCCTAAAGGAGATGGGCGTCAGGGACTCAAAGACCCTTACACCAAAAGCGCGCGCTCGACTATTCGGCAAGATTGTTAATGTCGCCGAAACGATTTCAATCTTGAAGATTCCACCCCAGAGCATAGACGAAAGCGTCAGCGTCAAGGGGTTGAACAGGCTCGAGGCAAAAACTATGGCCCAGGTAGTAAATGACCTTAACGCGGATGAGGTTTACGTCGATTGCTGCGATACGAACACAGACAGATACAAGCAATGCATTTCACAGTACCTCACCTGCGAGCCGGTGCTCCACTCGATGCACCACGCAGACAGCCTGAACGTTGTCGTTTCGGCCGCTTCTATAATAGCAAAGATTACACGGGATCAGGAGCTGAGAGAAATCCGGAAAAAGCACCGCAACATAGGAAGCGGATATCCGGCGGATGAAAGGACCATGAGTTTTATCCGAAGGTGGGTTGACAGAAACGGCTGCGCCCCCGAGTTTGCCAGGAAATCATGGAAGCCCCTCAAGGCGCTGCTTGCAAAGGAAGGCCAAAAGACGCTCCGGTATTCGGCCCAGGCGCGTGTCCGTCCAGCTCGGACAAAGGTCCAGCACGGATCCTACTTTACGCAATAG
- a CDS encoding ribonucleotide-diphosphate reductase subunit beta: protein MAAANTGDEIASRSKGISVILLELGVASFGQDDGLIASKKFDKPIQSYRLVKSGAMSEDIRPFVERLRPLGIVKVNDASLAAVLRNSGITISLMSEEQQKSIQDTKPSQIVKAGFAKNEQEAMLALRDFAIELSSSRVKEASERLDLHITKSINALDELDKIINTVGTRMREWYGLHFPELDNLVQSLVAYAEIVSRSGMRQNITKETLEAAGMQDKKSDVILDAARRSKGGDITPENLAIIQRLADQVIAQSDLRRILSDHIETTMESVAPNVKELLTAAVGARLIAKAGSLTRLAVLPASTIQVLGAEKALFRALKTGSRPPKHGLLFQHPLIHSAPKWQRGKIARAVASKVAIAARIDYYRHNGTDASISEKLNSRLAEIREKYKEPVPEKERDRKYREHAQRQGSFGRPGQDRGSENRFRRDKKKGRKRFGKRRH, encoded by the coding sequence ATGGCAGCAGCGAACACTGGCGACGAAATTGCTTCAAGGAGCAAGGGTATATCGGTGATCTTGCTCGAACTTGGAGTCGCGTCGTTTGGTCAGGACGACGGTCTTATTGCTTCGAAAAAATTTGACAAGCCTATTCAAAGCTACAGGCTTGTCAAGAGCGGCGCGATGTCAGAGGATATTCGGCCGTTCGTAGAAAGGTTGCGCCCGCTTGGTATTGTCAAGGTAAACGATGCCAGCTTGGCGGCCGTACTTCGAAACAGCGGCATTACTATTTCACTGATGAGCGAAGAGCAGCAAAAGTCAATACAAGACACAAAGCCGTCGCAGATAGTCAAAGCAGGCTTTGCAAAAAACGAGCAGGAAGCAATGCTGGCTCTCCGAGACTTTGCAATCGAGCTCTCGTCTTCCAGGGTAAAGGAGGCCTCTGAAAGGCTCGATCTGCACATTACGAAGTCAATCAACGCGCTTGACGAGCTTGATAAAATTATCAATACCGTTGGAACAAGGATGCGAGAATGGTACGGGCTTCATTTTCCAGAGCTTGACAACCTTGTCCAAAGCCTGGTTGCATATGCGGAAATTGTAAGCAGGAGCGGAATGCGTCAAAACATAACAAAGGAGACTCTGGAGGCAGCTGGCATGCAGGACAAGAAGAGCGATGTCATTCTGGACGCAGCAAGGCGAAGCAAGGGAGGAGACATCACGCCGGAGAACCTTGCAATTATTCAAAGGCTGGCCGATCAGGTCATTGCGCAGTCCGACCTGCGCAGGATTCTCTCCGATCACATAGAGACCACCATGGAATCTGTTGCTCCCAACGTTAAGGAACTGCTTACCGCAGCGGTTGGCGCCCGGCTTATCGCCAAGGCTGGAAGTCTTACTAGGCTGGCGGTCCTTCCTGCTAGCACAATCCAGGTACTGGGCGCGGAGAAGGCCCTATTTCGCGCCCTCAAGACTGGCTCTCGCCCTCCAAAGCACGGATTGCTGTTCCAGCATCCGCTTATTCATTCCGCGCCAAAGTGGCAGCGAGGCAAGATAGCCCGCGCCGTGGCGTCCAAAGTCGCGATTGCGGCGAGGATAGACTACTACCGTCATAATGGCACTGATGCGAGCATCTCGGAAAAACTCAATTCAAGGCTTGCTGAAATCCGGGAGAAGTACAAGGAGCCTGTCCCAGAGAAGGAGCGCGATCGGAAATATCGCGAGCATGCACAGAGGCAGGGGTCGTTTGGGAGACCCGGCCAGGATAGGGGATCGGAGAACAGATTCCGACGCGACAAGAAGAAGGGAAGAAAGCGCTTTGGAAAACGAAGGCATTAG
- a CDS encoding leucyl aminopeptidase codes for MVQIRVEKSKIDQRQTPMLGIGVYEGEHDFAQSKELDPTLVSHIKQSLEAKEFQGKAGTSMLFPTLGKGPMSKILLIGLGKREKFSDEVARVSAAKVAAKAKELGLREFSILQFSNLDEGLIEAMTEGICLSQYSFDRYKAKGEDASVGANGQQKQKVEEATILVNSESPRSQSVADRASLVSDAVNYSRDLGNMPPNDCPPAYLASTAISTAAECGMKTRIIERYEMESMGMGGIIAVGKGSDNAPKLIIMEYSGSTSLKPYLLVGKAVTFDTGGISIKPGDKMDEMKFDKCGGSTVLAIMRAIASMKLPINVVGIVAAVENMPSGSAYRPGDIVRMYNGKTVEVLNTDAEGRMILGDAIAYGIATYNPRAVIDFATLTGAAIIALGSNVAAMIGNNKPLLDRLKKCAEKTGEKVWELPLYDEFHDQIKSTFADIKNVGGRPGGAITAAAFLSNFVSNTPWVHLDIAGTAWTQDGTFERAYNPKGATGFGVRTIIKLLAEDEKQTPQ; via the coding sequence ATGGTGCAGATTAGAGTCGAGAAGTCAAAAATAGATCAGCGGCAGACTCCGATGCTTGGCATAGGCGTCTATGAAGGCGAACATGACTTTGCGCAGTCAAAAGAACTCGACCCAACACTGGTCTCCCACATCAAGCAATCCCTTGAGGCTAAAGAGTTTCAAGGGAAGGCCGGTACTAGCATGCTCTTTCCCACTCTGGGCAAGGGGCCCATGAGCAAAATATTATTAATTGGTCTAGGTAAGCGAGAAAAATTTTCCGACGAGGTTGCCCGGGTTTCAGCTGCTAAAGTCGCTGCCAAGGCAAAGGAGCTTGGTCTACGAGAATTCTCCATCCTACAGTTTTCAAACCTTGATGAGGGATTGATCGAGGCCATGACCGAGGGCATCTGCCTGTCCCAGTACAGCTTCGACAGGTACAAAGCAAAAGGCGAGGACGCGTCTGTGGGAGCAAACGGTCAGCAAAAACAAAAAGTCGAAGAGGCAACAATACTTGTTAATTCTGAATCACCTCGATCCCAGTCGGTGGCAGACCGGGCTTCCCTTGTAAGCGATGCGGTAAATTATTCGAGGGATCTGGGCAATATGCCACCCAATGATTGTCCGCCAGCATACCTTGCCAGTACCGCTATTTCGACTGCGGCGGAATGCGGCATGAAAACCCGGATTATTGAGCGCTATGAAATGGAAAGCATGGGGATGGGGGGTATCATCGCCGTTGGCAAAGGCAGCGACAATGCCCCAAAACTGATAATCATGGAATACAGCGGGAGTACAAGTCTCAAGCCCTACCTTCTTGTGGGCAAGGCGGTTACATTTGACACCGGGGGAATTTCAATCAAGCCGGGTGATAAAATGGATGAAATGAAATTTGACAAGTGCGGAGGGTCAACTGTCCTTGCGATAATGCGGGCAATTGCCTCGATGAAACTGCCGATAAATGTCGTTGGAATAGTTGCCGCAGTCGAAAACATGCCTTCTGGCTCCGCATACAGGCCGGGCGACATCGTGCGCATGTATAACGGCAAGACGGTCGAGGTGCTAAACACGGATGCCGAAGGCCGGATGATCCTCGGTGACGCAATTGCATACGGAATCGCAACCTACAACCCTAGGGCTGTTATTGACTTTGCAACCCTCACGGGCGCCGCAATAATTGCCCTGGGATCAAACGTTGCGGCCATGATCGGGAACAACAAGCCACTGCTCGACAGGTTGAAAAAGTGCGCTGAAAAGACCGGCGAGAAGGTATGGGAGCTTCCGCTCTACGACGAGTTCCACGATCAGATAAAGAGCACGTTTGCGGATATCAAGAATGTCGGAGGAAGACCTGGCGGTGCCATAACGGCCGCCGCATTTTTGTCAAACTTTGTCTCAAACACTCCCTGGGTCCATCTGGACATCGCTGGTACTGCCTGGACGCAGGATGGCACCTTCGAACGGGCTTACAATCCCAAGGGCGCAACCGGCTTTGGAGTGCGGACCATAATCAAACTGCTCGCCGAGGACGAGAAGCAGACCCCGCAGTGA
- a CDS encoding ribosome biogenesis/translation initiation ATPase RLI, with product MGNADPKSTHRVAVLDEELCQPRKCGLECITYCPVNKTGGECIIQRPEDGKAVIAEDLCTGCGICIKKCPFDAIVIVNLARELTEEKIHQYGINSFRFYRLPTPKKGSVLGLVGRNGMGKSTVVNVLSGNMRPNLGNFDAGTTWDQVLKRFQGTELKSHFEKIASGQLRASIKPQLVYLIPKAFKGTPRELLAKFDERKVADRLVQQLQLESVLDRNISDLSGGELQRLAVATAAAKDAEYYFFDEPSSYNDVYQRLAVAKVIRQLADEGKSVMVVEHDLSLLDYLSDYVNILYGEPGAYGIVAGLQSTKIGINNFLEGFIPAENVRFRDKAFKFDIASSIDDSILDVSVAEFTGIEKRYPSFTLGVAAGRIRQGEIVGIVGANGLGKTTFMKMLAGVDKPDSGEIRTSAKISYKPQYLSQEYDGDVRSLMYAAYESPIEGSAVEDQILIPMGVKKLYDKSVKNLSGGELQKAAVSASLLRSADIYALDEPSAFLDAEDRIAVAKFLQRFVRARGKSAVVIDHDLQLMDLVSDTLILFEGKPGVEGSATSPLRKEEGMNRFLKSLGVSYRRDETSGRPRVNKEGSRLDREQKQLGNYYYTKNQ from the coding sequence ATGGGAAACGCCGATCCAAAGTCCACACACAGAGTGGCAGTTCTTGACGAGGAACTCTGCCAGCCAAGAAAATGCGGCCTTGAGTGCATAACATACTGTCCAGTAAACAAAACTGGAGGCGAGTGCATAATCCAGAGGCCGGAGGACGGAAAGGCCGTTATTGCTGAGGATCTCTGTACTGGCTGCGGCATCTGCATTAAGAAATGTCCGTTTGACGCCATAGTTATTGTAAACCTTGCACGGGAGCTGACAGAGGAAAAAATACATCAGTATGGGATAAACTCGTTTAGATTTTACCGCCTGCCAACTCCGAAGAAAGGATCGGTTTTGGGGCTAGTAGGCAGAAACGGAATGGGCAAGTCCACTGTTGTCAATGTCTTGTCTGGAAACATGAGACCGAATCTTGGCAACTTCGACGCCGGCACCACTTGGGACCAGGTTCTGAAAAGATTTCAGGGGACTGAATTAAAGTCGCATTTTGAAAAGATAGCCAGCGGGCAACTGCGGGCATCAATAAAACCCCAGCTTGTTTACCTTATCCCAAAGGCGTTCAAGGGCACTCCCCGAGAGCTGCTTGCCAAGTTTGACGAGCGCAAGGTCGCGGATCGGCTTGTGCAACAGCTGCAACTGGAAAGCGTTCTAGACCGCAACATCTCTGACCTCAGTGGCGGCGAGTTGCAGAGGCTGGCTGTGGCGACTGCGGCCGCAAAGGACGCCGAGTATTACTTCTTCGACGAGCCTTCGTCGTACAATGACGTCTACCAGCGTTTGGCAGTCGCAAAAGTGATAAGGCAACTTGCAGACGAGGGCAAAAGCGTGATGGTAGTTGAGCACGACCTCTCGCTTCTGGACTACTTGTCGGACTATGTCAACATCCTGTATGGCGAGCCGGGGGCTTATGGCATTGTAGCGGGATTGCAGAGTACCAAGATCGGCATTAACAATTTTCTCGAAGGATTCATCCCTGCTGAGAATGTGCGCTTCCGCGACAAGGCGTTCAAGTTCGACATTGCAAGCTCCATCGACGATTCCATTCTTGATGTTTCGGTGGCAGAATTCACGGGGATTGAGAAGAGATACCCTTCTTTCACGCTGGGCGTCGCAGCGGGAAGAATCAGGCAGGGGGAAATCGTGGGAATAGTCGGAGCAAACGGCCTTGGTAAGACAACATTCATGAAAATGCTTGCCGGTGTTGATAAGCCTGATAGTGGTGAAATCCGCACATCGGCAAAGATTTCGTACAAGCCACAATATCTGAGCCAGGAGTATGACGGGGATGTTCGGTCGCTGATGTACGCGGCATATGAGAGTCCGATAGAAGGTTCGGCGGTTGAAGATCAGATCCTCATCCCAATGGGAGTAAAAAAACTCTATGACAAGTCTGTCAAAAACCTGAGCGGAGGCGAGCTGCAAAAAGCAGCGGTTTCTGCGAGCCTCCTGCGTTCTGCCGACATTTACGCTTTGGATGAGCCCTCTGCATTCTTGGATGCCGAAGACAGAATAGCTGTTGCCAAGTTTCTGCAAAGGTTTGTTCGCGCACGAGGCAAGTCCGCTGTGGTAATCGACCATGACCTCCAGCTTATGGACTTGGTCTCAGACACGCTCATTCTTTTTGAAGGCAAGCCCGGAGTTGAAGGTTCCGCCACGTCGCCTCTTCGCAAGGAGGAAGGAATGAATAGATTCCTAAAGTCGCTTGGTGTCTCATACAGGCGCGATGAAACCAGCGGCAGGCCCCGTGTGAACAAAGAAGGCAGTCGGCTAGATAGAGAACAAAAGCAATTAGGCAACTATTACTATACCAAGAATCAATAG